From Calditrichia bacterium:
GTTTGCGGGCAAACTGCAAAATGCCGTGAGTCGTTTGGGCGATGCGCTCCGTTTGTTTGATGATGATATCCATATCGCTGACGTATCCGCTCACCCCGTTGCCGTGTTGATGCAATTCATCGCGAATCAATTCCGCGCGATTTAAAATGATACCGGCAGGATTATTGACCTCATGGGCAATTTCTGCGGTCACTTCACCCATTGTTATCAAGCGGTCTGCACGGGCAAGATTTTCGCGAATCAATTCCTCTTCCCGCATTTTCGATTGGCGAAGTTGTGCAACCGTCCGGTTAAATTCCTGTGCCAGCAATCCCAATTCATCTGTGCCTTTAATGTCCACTTCGGTTTCGAGCTTGCCTTTTGCCAACGCCTGAAATCCGTTCATCAAATTGAGGATGCGGTTTTCAATTTGGGTTTCAAATAAAATATTAATGCTCACCCATAATATGATGAAAATAAGCCCCGCACTGGCCACGAGCAGACGCCGGGTAGAGCTGTACATCGTTTCCGATTCTGCAAGTCCGACCTGAACATCCATAATGGCAATCATTTCACCAAAATTAGTGTGGCAGGGTGCGCATTCTTTTTGAATATAAACGGGATGCTGATGTGAAAGGGTGTTGCCGCTGCGCACGAAGGATTCTCGCGCACCACCGGGTAGGGAATGGATGTGCTCCGCAGCCGTATCCATTTTCAAAAAATTATTGCCAACTTCTGACGGGTTCGATGAAAAAATAATGTCGCCGTTAGGTCTGTAAATGCGTAAACCTTCGATATTCGTTTTATAGCGATAGTTTTCCAACGCCTGTTGAATTTGTTCTGGATTGTTATTCATCAACGCATCGAAAATGGATTGATAAACAGCGTGGGTGGTTGTTTCAACAAGATTGGTCGAAAATTCATCGTGATTTTTATCCAATTGATAAATCAGGAGTGCCAACGGAAAGATGACCACCAACAACAATAATATCATCAGATAAAATTTTATCCGGAACTTCAGCGATTGTGTCTTTTTTCGAAGCGCGTTAACAGTTGGTAACATCATATCATAAAGTCCGGCGGTCTTAAGGTTTACTTTAAATTCCAAATTCAATAATTCACAAACCGGTTAAAATGTCAAACCGTAAACCTTGCAAATTCTTTGCCATGTAAATCAATCGTTTCAAACATCTGTTTTACATGAGTTTAAGCATGCTCGATCGGCTGAAACCCCTGCCACTTTTCGAATATTGGGTCATAAAGTTGGGTAACTTAATCTATTGTTTTTAATAATGTTGTGTATATATATAGATTAGGTGTATATGTTGGCTCGTGGCACCCTTTCCCACGATGCTTCAGGCATTATTTTTCAACGGTTTTTTGTAAAAATTTTATTAAAAAAAATTTTTACAAAATGAATCACCAATCCACCCCAAATCACTGAAACTTTTGTCAAAATCGCCAAAATTGAGGCATGCTTGTCACAGGTGGGACATTTGTGTCACAACTCATAAGTGGTTTATAAACAAGGATTTATGTGAGTTTCAGTATTTCCGGCGACATCCATGTCTCTTAAATTTAATAACGCTCAAAACGCTTTTTTACTTAAAAGCAATAAAAACAATAGTTTGCGACGCAGCTTTTGGTTGGCATACAATCTGCATACCTAACCGGTAAACAAATGATATTTCCTGTT
This genomic window contains:
- a CDS encoding HAMP domain-containing histidine kinase, whose translation is MMLPTVNALRKKTQSLKFRIKFYLMILLLLVVIFPLALLIYQLDKNHDEFSTNLVETTTHAVYQSIFDALMNNNPEQIQQALENYRYKTNIEGLRIYRPNGDIIFSSNPSEVGNNFLKMDTAAEHIHSLPGGARESFVRSGNTLSHQHPVYIQKECAPCHTNFGEMIAIMDVQVGLAESETMYSSTRRLLVASAGLIFIILWVSINILFETQIENRILNLMNGFQALAKGKLETEVDIKGTDELGLLAQEFNRTVAQLRQSKMREEELIRENLARADRLITMGEVTAEIAHEVNNPAGIILNRAELIRDELHQHGNGVSGYVSDMDIIIKQTERIAQTTHGILQFARKLPDQLQIVDLTEVINVTVDMIKPKMKKSNIQISLSGFGSPVLTMGNFNQLQQVFCNLITNSLDAVAPEAGRISVSLETVSNPEGVAQHRIVFSDNGSGIPASVKQDIFSAFFTTKSPGKGTGLGLFIVRNIITRHNGRIYLDEDCEIGTTFIIELEARDE